One Anastrepha obliqua isolate idAnaObli1 chromosome 6, idAnaObli1_1.0, whole genome shotgun sequence DNA window includes the following coding sequences:
- the LOC129249792 gene encoding ceramide glucosyltransferase-B-like translates to MRISNQPALQNSGICDVNRFQERFIRWAKLRVAMVPTTILLEPLFECMVLGALASWSASLLFNWDPLVFYLVVSFRFDITFYCAGKRTLQLNYKWLIDIS, encoded by the exons ATGCGCATAAGTAATCAACCGGCATTGCAAAATAGTGGAATTTGTGATGTAAACAGATTCCAAGAGCGCTTCATACGTTGGGCGAAATTACGCGTAGCCATGGTACCCACAACAATACTGTTAGAGCCTCTCTTCGAGTGCATGGTATTAGGCGCCTTAGCCTCATGGTCTGCATCGTTACTATTTAATTGGGATCCATTAGTATTTTACTTAGTGGTTTCTTTCAGATTcgatattactttctattgtGCAGGGAAACGTACCTTGCAATTGAATTACA AATGGTTAATTGACATTTCATAA